The Pirellulales bacterium region GCGCAAGTCGGCTTCGGATCCGAAATCGCCGATCTGTTCCAGGAACGTCTTGGTCAGTTCGGGCAACTCCAGCTTCTTGACTTCCAGCACCTCGAACTCGGCCGTGATCGTCTTGCCCTGCAACTCTTGGTTGGGAGCGTCGACCGCCAGCTTGGCCTGGCCGACACGTTTTTCGCCCGCCACCGCACCTTGCATCAGCCGATCGAAACCCTCGACCTTTCCATCGCGGAAGCTCAACGTGGGCCGAATGAGGATCACTTCTTCGCTGACGCTCGAAATGAGCGTTTCGCCGTGCTTGAAGGCGATATTCAGCGTCAGATAATCGCCCGTTTCGGCCGGTCCGTCGAACGGCACCAGCCGGCCGTGCTTGGCCAGCAGCTCCTTCATCTGGCGCTCGATGTCCTTGGCAGTGAACTCGCGCACCGGCCGCTCGATCTGCAGCCCCTTCCAGTTCGGCAGGGCAAATTCCGGCCGCACTTCGATATCGAACTCGAAAACCAGCGGACCGGTTTCCGGAACTTCCACCGCGGTGGGGTCGAAATCAGGCTCGCTGATGGGCGACAACTCGTGGCTCTCGGAAATCTGCCCCAGGCTGTCCATCAACAGCGAGCCCTTCACCTGCTCGCCGACCTCTTTGCGAAAGCGGAGTTGCACCAGCTTGCGCGGAGCGCGGCCCGCGCGAAAGCCGGGCACGACCGCTTTATCCATCATGTCGCTGTAGGCCAGGTCGAGATAGCGGTCGACCTCGTTGCGCGGAATGGTGACGGTGACATGCCGTTCGCACGCGCTGCGCGAGTCGATTTTGACTTCGAGCTCCAGCTTGGGTTTTTCTTCGCCCTCGCCGGAAGCGGTTTCGCCGGAAGTGTTTTCTTCGACGGCGGCCGAGCCGAGTTGTTCTTCGTCAGGTGCCATATACGCCTCAATAAGCCGCAATTTGTGGTGCAGGCGTCCCGCCTGCCGCCGAGCAGGCGGGACGCCCGCACCACAAGTAAATGCAAAAAGAGCGGGTGATGGGATTCGAACCCACGACAACCACCTTGGCAAGGTGGCGCTCTACCAACTGAGCTACACCCGCTCGACCGCCCTCCCTCGCAGAAGACGACGGCAAACAACTCCCCCCGGCACCGCCGACAGCGGTGGCGCAAAGAGAGTCCGAACCAAAGGATTATAGATTGGTGGTAACGGCTTGCAAGGGCAATCAGTTTGCCCTTTTCGCCGGTGCGCCGGTTCAGTAAGATTCCCGGCCGTTGCCGCAATCGCCTCCGTGAGGAACAGGCGTTCCCCATCCCGCCGGCGAGCCAAGTGAACATCATCGTTCGTTGGTCGTTTGCCGCGCTCGTCGCTGCTGACGGCCTGGGAAGGCCGCCCCACGGCGACGCGGTGCGCGCCGATCGGCCGCGGTTCCGAGCGCAGAGGCCCGAAAACCGCCTTGTGACCGGCACAAATCCAATTGCCAAAGATCAAACGTCAGGCGCGCAAGCCCGATCGGCCGGCATGGGAAAAGCGATCGCGGGCCGTCTTCCTTTTGCCGTTACCAGTAATACGCGAGACACCGGCCGCGAATTCCAAAAAAATTCCGCCGACCACCAGCCAGCCGTTTGCTCCGCGCCATGCGACACGCGTGTCGCCTCGGCGCGTGCCGCCGCAGACGAACGGGCCGCAGGCACTTTGGCTGCGCGCAGCCAAAGTGCCGACCGTAGCCCTTTCGCTGGAGCGAGAGGAAAGCCGTTTACTCCGCGCTCATGCGACACGCGTGTCGCCTCGGCGCGTGTCGCCGGAGACGAACGGGCCGCGGGCACTTTGGCAGCACGCTGCCAAAGTGAGCAGGATGACGGATGAAACCCCTCCAACGGATAAGTCGCAAACCCTTGTCGGCAAATATGTTGCGCTTCCGCGACGGAATGCGTCGCTAGCCGTTTCCACGATGCCGCCTTCAGGGTATTTCGAAGATGGCCAACTCGCGCCAAACAAAGCCCACGATGAACACCGAGTTTGCGACCGTTGGCAGCCTTCGAACTCACTTGGCAGCCTTCACTGACCACTGACAACAACCAACTTTTCACCGGCCAGGGGGCCAGGTTGTCGACGCGGGGCGGCGAATACTGCCGCATCAGGTTTAGTCCCAGATAAGACCCATTAAATAATGGGACTTATCCCCTTTTCCGAGTCCCCTTTTCCGAGTCCAGGACAAAGACGTATCAGCCCCGGCCGGTACGTCGCGTGTACATTCCCAAACCGGACGGCAAGCAGCGTCCGCTCGGTATTCCGACGATCAAAGACCGCGTCGTGCAAACGGCGCTGTCGATCGTGCTGGAACCGATCTTCGAAGCGGACCTGCAAGACGAGCAATATGGGTTCATCCGAAAAGTGCGTACCTGAAAGCCGCGGGTACGCCACGGATGGATTTTCTAAGGCATAACTCCGATGTCCAAAGGGAGTTGCGGAAAAGCGTCGATACGCGGTAGGCTGAGCTGGCCCGGAGAAACGGAGTCAGGCTCTGCGGGGACGCAACCTGACAAGGGATATTCGGGCCTCCGATGCGCCAAAGGCGCTTCAGGCCTCTGGCGGCAGCCGTCGCCGGAGGCCGTTTTCTTGCTGCCCTTTGGACATCGGAGCCATGCCTCAAAAAATCCAAGTCCGATCCTCTCTGACGCCAACGATTTGCGGAAAAAGTACGCAGGATCCGGATGAACCCCAATATGCTTATCGGGCCGAACGCAGCGCCTTGGACGCCGTGCAAGCGGTACACAAGCTGCTGAACTTGGCACGCGACCGGCTCGCAAGAAGATTCGCCGTCTGTGCGAATCGGTGGGCGAGGCCACCAACCAACGTACTCGGCATCTGGACGAAGCAACGATGGTAGGCCGCCTGAACCGCAAGTTGCGGGGCTGGGCGAACTACTTCAAGCTTGGTCTGGTTAGTCCAGCCTATCGTCACGTAGACCGCTACGTGAAGAACCGGCTCCGCCGGTGGTTGTGCCAGAAGCACAAAGGGCCGGGTCGGGGCATCGCACGCCACCCCGACACCTACCTCTATGACGAATTGGGGTTGGTCCAGCTCTTACTTCTCAACGAGTCTCCCGGCCAGACCGAGCTACTCTTTAGTTAGTCATCCGACGAGCTCGGCCCGACGATGGATGTCGGGACGAAGTCAAGTTCGTATCGGTGCATTATTAGGGCCCGCCGACCGAAAAGCAAGTTTTCCTGCGCCGCGGGCAACGCGGCATTCGCGAAGAACTGGATGCCTGTCAATGGTGCCACGTCTGCTGATTTCAGTGCGGTGGGGAATCCGCTTGTTGCCCACCACGCGGGGGCCTATCATTAAAATGAGACGTCGGCGGCAGGCTCGCGCATCATTTTGATGGACCTGAAACGCCGTGGAACGACTTATTGGGATCGCCAATGAAGATGCGGCGGCTCTGGGCCACGCTATCCGACGAATTGAGATCGAGGGGGAGCGCGCGATCGAATCCGTGGAGGCCTTTGGATCAAGGGCTGGAGGAGCGTTCCGGGGGCGCGGGCCGTTACCAACGTCCGACCTCGACGTTTACGTCACGGTCCGGAGCAGCGTCGTCAATTCGGCGGCGAAGCTCGTGTCGGTAATCGACGAGATTGAAGACGTCGGCTCGCTATTTCGCACCGCGACGGGAATCGCAGTGAACTCAATCGTTGAAATCGATGTCGTCGCTGCCAGTCACAAGCGGCAGCTTTTGCTTACGCCCTTTATTGCGATTTGAGGACCGATGGCAGACATGATCAGGATAGACGTGAACGGCGCCGCCGTTGAAGCCGGACGATTTGAAATGCACTATCAGGCAGACCCGTACCCCGGCGGGGCGCGCTACGCGCTGTCTGTTGTGGACAAGGAACTGATCGAAATAATTTCTCGGCGTCTTAAGCTTCCAGTGCGTCATCCGCCATCGCGAACGGACACGAACTCGGTGTTCAACATGTTGAGATTGTATGTGTCGCTACAGGGATGCCGCGGGACGCCACTGTTCTGGGCCAACAACATCGAGACGATCAGCCTGGAGGGCACCACGCTGAGAATCGGCGGCGTTTGTTCGCCCCACATCGATGGCAGGTCGTTCGGCGACATAAAAAGCGCTGGAGGCGCTGCCGCGCCCACGG contains the following coding sequences:
- the tig gene encoding trigger factor; translated protein: MAPDEEQLGSAAVEENTSGETASGEGEEKPKLELEVKIDSRSACERHVTVTIPRNEVDRYLDLAYSDMMDKAVVPGFRAGRAPRKLVQLRFRKEVGEQVKGSLLMDSLGQISESHELSPISEPDFDPTAVEVPETGPLVFEFDIEVRPEFALPNWKGLQIERPVREFTAKDIERQMKELLAKHGRLVPFDGPAETGDYLTLNIAFKHGETLISSVSEEVILIRPTLSFRDGKVEGFDRLMQGAVAGEKRVGQAKLAVDAPNQELQGKTITAEFEVLEVKKLELPELTKTFLEQIGDFGSEADLRDAIKDMLERRLKYEQQQRARQQILASLTEAANWDLPPGLLKRQSQREMERALLELRSSGFSDNEIRLHENELRQNSRVNTARALKEHFILERIAEEEKIEEQPEDYDMEIARIAQQSGESPRRVRAQLEKRNLMDTLRNQIIERKAIDLILEHAIIKEVPYELEGGEAVAVDQTAGGEEVEIPEAHNPDMPGEAPHRVDQHK
- a CDS encoding group II intron maturase-specific domain-containing protein, with the translated sequence MCESVGEATNQRTRHLDEATMVGRLNRKLRGWANYFKLGLVSPAYRHVDRYVKNRLRRWLCQKHKGPGRGIARHPDTYLYDELGLVQLLLLNESPGQTELLFS